The genomic DNA AAAGAAGTGCGTTTTGTGAGGAGCTCTCTTGATTCCTCTGACGCATATTATTTTATGCAAGAATCATCATCTGATTGCAAGGTGAATTTCTATTTCTGTATCACCGCCATGAGATTTCTTCCCCATAGCAAATATGTTAAaagtaattaatattaatatttatttttaccatattgacttttttttttctaatatgttaacaataaataaatttaacgTACTACCTTAatgttttaaataaattataaatataagtTGAActtcataaatttgcaataagaaAATCGCAATTAAATTGGGATCATTTAAACGTGGCAGGCAAAGCAAAGTCCCGGCCGCCTTGTCACCTCTAGTCCTCCCTATAATTTCTCTATATGTATGGCGCCGGAGAAATGGCCTTTTCGACACATTATAATCCATTCCGTCATGGCCGCCGCATCTTTCTCTGCCACTTCCGACGATGGAGTCGCTGTCACCGAGATCGCGCCCCTCCGCGTCTTCTTCATCCCCTTCTTCGCGTCCAGCCACATGATTACCATGGTTGACCTTGCCTGCCTTTTCGCCGGTCGGCCCGGAGTCGAGCCCACAGTCGTCCTCACACCCGCCAACGCCGACCTCATCCGTTCCACCCTCGACCGCTCCGCCGCCGCTGGCCGCTTCGTCCGCCTCCTCCTCTTCCCCTTCCCTTCCGTCGGGCTCCCCGATGGTGTTGAGAACATCGCTACCGCCCCCGCCTCTGACACCTGGCGTGTCTACAAGGCCCTCGAGCTCGCCCAGTCCATCCACGACGAACTCATCCGACTCCATCGCCCCGACGCCGTCGTCGCCGACATCCCCTACTGGTGGACCACTTCCATTGCCGCTTGTTGgttccggtaaattccggagtatgcaaactgatcgtcgaggctagtgttcgacactatctccgtaaacgatattgctccgctacggtgcttaacggattgttgcaattcgttcccaagatacaacgacgacaatcgtctcggaatcgtagcactccgacttccgagaccagcgaaccttctcgtaggcttcttggactcttgaatgcacaagatgagtgagtgaatacttgaggaaaagaagattaagttgagtgagttgattccaatctggagggttctatttatacagaaggaagaggctttagggaggggtgtgacctttgggtggattaatctgggccgtccggactgaagagttataacccttcacatagcccctttaatctcatccatcagatctaagagttgtgaccctcagatctatcagccatcggatctggatccattgatccgatgcttcagatcatgtctcatcccaagccgtcagatcgtgactcattgtgatccaacgctctagatcgcatcacaagcgatccaccatacttctttgatcaacgttgatcaacggctgccatccgttcgcccaaccaactgtccagtcatctccctttgcccacgaggatgccacataggcactgccatgtcaggtactagcctgacacgtcacccgagtgccatgtaggcactgcaatgtcacctggagcataaatttaagctcctcgcgacgatgcgaagtgcaaagtgcgcctacaaagcgcccattgcgcacgtggcgcgtggcgggctcacaggtgcgagcacctgctcgccctgagTACCTGGtccttttctgagttaactccaataactcaacatcattaataagtaaggaatgcacatcggaaatttccgatgtgggactattctcccttgcatttccttaatgaataaccaacgttattttgggccgactttgaacattaatttctcattcacccttaatcggtttgagcaaattaatagtctaaatctatctacgcgaaacgtagatttcaattttgaagtcaattacgactttcaacaattgatggcttccgatttttcctcctcaaaatcgtattggtccatttaggccccaatatccaacaatcccccacatgaatggaaattaatgtaatgcgtgtatgcatgctgacactttacaagagtccaatcgataagtcactgcatcgggagaggtagcttgtggctttgaaccttccgtagtggaatgctatcgagtatactaggctgcgcagtgaacgtgatgtcttgaactgctcagctgtttgtgtatactaagacaataacacccacacagagacctatctcacctactttaggttctcatggttggttccgttttggccatggacaccatcttggattcatgagtgtttcattgaagcggcctgtcttcacactcacataggtgacacttctatcaagagtatcctactatactccaccttataaggtatagaagtcactaaaagtataagcttaacctcactacatgaggtaggacagcacaaattcatcctaggattgggatagagataaactatctcctgtgctgaaccacaacttctgaaactttgttgtcccattgaaccaagatcttgggatctccagttaaCAAGGTTGAGTTTTCCACTtcagtcgttttcagttgtagattttttaatcccattcctcttgatgagcagtatacttgatctcgactcaacccttttGTAAGAGGATCTgctaaattatctttggacttaacatagtcgattgcaatcactccattcgagatcaactgcctaatggtattatcaCTACGACATATATgtcttgacttcccattatacatactactctgtgcccttccaatcgccgattgactatcacagtggatcagtACGGCAGGTAAAGGTTTtcccagctcggaatatctttcaagaagttccgcagccattcagcttcctcagctgctttgtctagtgctataaactcggattccatagttgaccgagcaatgcacgtctgcttagtggatttccaagatactgctcccccaccgatcgtgaatacatatccactagtggatttggagtcttttgtatctgatatccaattagcatcacaatatccctccaacacagcgggatattttccataatgtaatccatagttcatagtatatttcaaatatctaagaactcgcatcaatgccttccaatgggcgtcgtttggattactggtgaaacgactcagcttgttgaccgtacaggcaatatccggacgtgtgcagtttgtaagatacatcaaactgcctattatccgagagtattccaactgcgatatggtctcaccatggtttttcgctaagtgttgacttagatccataggtgtttttacagtagaaagatcgtacgcattgaatcttttcaatactgattctacataatgggattgtgttagaactatcccctctgatgtcctgagaattttaattcccaatataacatctgcttgacccatatctttcatatcaaaatttttggtcaacattttctttgtagtcatgattacatcatgattactgcccattattagcatgtcgtttacgtacagacagacgattatatagcctttgggtgtgtctttgacataaatgcatttgtcacattcatttattctgaattcgtttgacagcattactttgtcaaatttttcgtgccattgtttaggcgcttgcttaagtccgtataacgacttaacaagtagacacacctttttctcatttcttggagctatgaacccttcgggttgctccatataaatttcttcttccaactcaccatttaagaacgcagtcttaacatccatttgatgtatttcaaggtcatacagtgctgcaatggctattagcactagtatggacgtaatccttgttactggtgagtaggtgtcgaagtaattaaggccttcctcttgcttgtaccctttggctacaagtctggccttatacttgtcaattgatccatcagctttatacttacgttttagtatccacttacaacctaatggtttattaccagaaggaaggtctactaattcccaagtatgattattcatgatagactcaatctcactattgacagcttctttccacattggagcatcgggactagagagagcctcacttaatgttcttggttccatttctgacatgaaagtcatgtaatctggcccgaacgatttctcaactctagcccgtttgctacgacgtggctctttgttttgatcgtcaatagttcttttataacagctaagttcggtaacgacattctcgtttgaacttccgttgttatcattttcaacatttcccttcttatttgggaatacgttttcaaagaatattacattccgagattctatggttgttcccacatgaatatcaggaatgtctgatttgtgaactaggaaacgatattcactactattatgggcatatccgacaaataccgcatcgaacgttttaggttcgatctttacttgctttggtttaggtacttcgacctttgccaagcacccccacactttcaggtatttgtacgatggctcgcggcctttccatagttcataaggagttttatcacttttcttatgagggattttgttgagaatgtgatttgccgataatattgcttccccccacaagttttgaggtaagcctgaatttatcaacaaggcattcatcatctcttttagtgtccgatttttacgttcggcaacaccgttcgattgaggtgagtaaggtgccgttgtttgatgaataatgccagattctgaacaaaattcattaaacggtgcaccatattctccacctctatcgctatgaattattttaattcgtttgtcaagttgattttcaacttctgttttataagttctaaatgcctctagggcttcgtctttacttcttaaaaaaaagacataacagaactttgtgcagtcatcgataaaagtaataaaatactttttacctcctctagtttgcacaaatttcaagtcgcatagatcactatgtattaactctagaggagtcgttgacctttccaccgaatgaaaaggtagtttcgtcatttttgcttccacgcacacttcacatttgtgtgttccgtcaacattgacgtttggtaataaatttaatttggcgagacgtttaagagtattattatgcacatgtctgagtcgatcatgccacaaattaaaacactcaacaacataactggaagcatttattttattaccatcaatatttcggagtacaggcattacaaccattttgaatagacccttttctaggtacccctttcctacgaagatattattcttcgtaagtacaaagttgtctgactggaacactagcctaaatccggccttaactagtgccgctccagaaactaggttcttactgatgtcgggaacatggagtacatcaatgagtgttagctcctttccggacgtcatcttcagaacaacttttccgagtccgacaattgacgacgtcgtggaattacccatatagagcttcctgccatttatcggagtatacttggagaacatcgccttatcggaacagatatgacgagttgctccagtatcaatgaaccactgcttcgggttggtatccaccaagttggcttcaaatacaaccgcagtgagatccaagtcctcaagagaggttgcggcGTGGTTCGCGGCATCCTTTggcccttggttggcttcttcgggtccttggacaggtgtcctgcctttccacagttgtagcaggatcccttgaacttcttcgcttgtgccttcttcttgaactatttcggctttttagcgttcggctcgaccaggttggacatatcgtctatagtccgcttggttcctctgcagtcggataactttcgattatcctcctctattcgtagcctcaggatcaggtcttgcagccctatctccttttgcttgtgctttaggtaattcttgaaatccttccatgacggagggagcttctcaattaccgcagcaactgcgaatgactcgttcagcttcattccttcggcgtccagatcatgcagtattaattgcatatcttggacttgagatgagacgctctttgagtccaccatcttgaaatccagaaaccggccgacaatgaatttcttcagtccgacattttcggtcttgtatttcatctcaagcgattcccacaaagatttcgctgtctccaatgaacaatacacgttatacaacgtgttgtctaaggcgttgagaatgtagttgcgacacagaaaatctccgtgcgtccacgtatcgcaagcagccttgctaccgtccgtagcgactggcgggtcttcacgcaaagaccgtacaaggtttagcgttgttaagtagaacaacatcttctgctgccatcttttgaagtcggctccggtgaatttctccggcttttctccgtgcggaatggatgTCGGAACGGCCGTCGAAACGGCGGTCGGAATGGTGGTTGGAACGTCGTTGGTTACAAGCATTAGTAGTTGTTGgttccggtaaattccggagtatgcaaactgatcgtcgaggctagtgttcgacactatctccgtaaacgatatttctccgctacggtgcttaacggattgttgcaattcgttcccaagatacaacgacgacaatcgtctcggaatcgtagcactccgacttccgagaccagcgaaccttctcgtaggcttcttggactcttgaatgcacaagatgagtgagtgaatacttgaggaagagaagattaagttgagtgatttgattccaatctggagggttctatttatacagaaggaagaggctttagggaggggtgtgacctttgggtggattaatctgggccgtccggactgaagagttattcacatagcccctttaatctcatccatcagatctaagagttgtgaccctcagatctatcagccatcggatctggatccattgatccgatgcttcagatcatgtctcatcccaagccgtcagatcgtgactcattgtgatccaacgctctagatcgcatcacaagcgatccaccatacttctttgatcaacgttgatcaacggctgccatccgttcgcccaaccaactgtccagtcatctccctttgcccacgaggatgccacataggcactgccatgtcaggtactagcctgacacgtcacccgagtgccatgtaggcactgcaatgtcacctggagcataaatttaagctcctcaatgcgaagtgcaaagtgcgcctacaaagcgcccattgcgcacgtggcgggctcacaggtgcgagcacctgctcgcccctgagcagagagtacctggtacttttctgagttaactccaataactcaacatcattaataagtaaggaatgcacatcggaaatttccgatgtgggactattctcccttgcatttccttaatgaataaccaacgttattttgggccgactttgaacattaatttctcattcacccttaatcggttttgagcaaattaatagtctaaatctatctacgcgaaacgtagatttcaattttgaagttaattacgactttcaacaattgatggcttccgatttttcctcctcaaaatcgtattggtccatttaggccccaatatccaacaccgCTGACCTCGGAATCCCTCGCATTACCTTCCACGCCGTCGGCTGCTTCGCCCAGCTCGTCATGAACAACCTCTTCCGTATCCGGTCGGAGCTAGCCATCAACAATGGGAGTAGTAGTCCTACTCCGATCGTGTCCGTCCCTGGTCTGCCAGGGAGGTCGATTTCCATCCCGCGGGCGGAGCTCCCGAACTTTTTAAAGGCGCCCAATCACGTGACCGCCGCGTGGGATCGGATGAAGCAGGCGCAGCTGAAGTGTCACGGCGTGGTGGTCAACACCTTCAGCGCCCTCGAAGGCGAGTACTGCGAGGAGTACCGCATGGTGGACGCCCGGCGCGCCTGGTTCGTGTGCCCTGTCGCGCTGACCGCCAATGCAGGCATCGAGCGGGGAGGAGGCGAAACAGGGGAGGCGACCGGAAAGGAGTGCCTGCGGTGGTTGGACGAGCGGGAGGAGGGGTCGGTGGTGTTTGTGTGCTTCGGGAGCTGGTGCTTCTTCACGGACGAGCAGCAGCGGGAGCTAGCTGCCGGGCTGGAAGCCTCGGGCCGGCCGTTCCTGTGGGCGGTGAGGGCGGCGGAGGAGAACGGATGGATGGAGGAAGGATGGGAGGAACGGGTGAAGGAGAGGGGACTGGTTGCCCGGGGCTGGGTACCGCAGGTGGCCATCCTCGGCCACCAGGCCGTGGGGGCCTTCCTCACCCACTGCGGATGGAACTCTGTTCTGGAAGCCGTCACCGCCGGGGTGCCGATGCTGACGTGGCCGCTGGTATTCAAGCAGTTCATTAACGAGCGGCTGGTGGTTGAAGTGGTCGGCGCGGGACGGCGGGTGTGGGAGGGGCCGCGCGCCGAGGCCGAAGCGGAGAAGACGGTGGTACCACGGGAGGCCATCGCCTCGGCTGTCACGCGGTTCATGGAGGCGGGCGGAGGGAGGGAGGAGGCCGCGAAGAA from Zingiber officinale cultivar Zhangliang chromosome 4A, Zo_v1.1, whole genome shotgun sequence includes the following:
- the LOC121972604 gene encoding scopoletin glucosyltransferase-like, which encodes MAPEKWPFRHIIIHSVMAAASFSATSDDGVAVTEIAPLRVFFIPFFASSHMITMVDLACLFAGRPGVEPTVVLTPANADLIRSTLDRSAAAGRFVRLLLFPFPSVGLPDGVENIATAPASDTWRVYKALELAQSIHDELIRLHRPDAVVADIPYWWTTSIAACWFRGSVRQAPISNTADLGIPRITFHAVGCFAQLVMNNLFRIRSELAINNGSSSPTPIVSVPGLPGRSISIPRAELPNFLKAPNHVTAAWDRMKQAQLKCHGVVVNTFSALEGEYCEEYRMVDARRAWFVCPVALTANAGIERGGGETGEATGKECLRWLDEREEGSVVFVCFGSWCFFTDEQQRELAAGLEASGRPFLWAVRAAEENGWMEEGWEERVKERGLVARGWVPQVAILGHQAVGAFLTHCGWNSVLEAVTAGVPMLTWPLVFKQFINERLVVEVVGAGRRVWEGPRAEAEAEKTVVPREAIASAVTRFMEAGGGREEAAKKATELAEAARAAAEEGGSSQQDLENLIDELVAAGRRGTVESQLA